From the Pyrinomonadaceae bacterium genome, one window contains:
- a CDS encoding lysophospholipid acyltransferase family protein, protein MAKHGQIRTNLEYWLARTILWFFSLLPLSSAIRAGRAFGRFGLAFGKLRRTGRRNLELAFPEASPQEREELLRGCFENLGRALGVFSHLRKESPESWRKFVDCDGLERLAAGRETGRGVILFTGHIGAWELSSFALSLFDQPLSFLVRRIDNPKVEALVDRYRMSRGNRTIDKMNAAREMLQILQSGGTLGILVDLNTLDREAVFVDYFGVKAATTFIVAKLALRTGADVFPVFAPWDKARGKFVVQVGEPLRVDRSSDETEDVHRLTQAMTGVVEDYVRRYPDQWLWIHRRWKTRPPGEREIYG, encoded by the coding sequence ATGGCCAAACACGGACAGATCCGAACGAATCTCGAATACTGGCTGGCGCGAACCATTCTCTGGTTCTTTTCGCTGCTGCCGTTGTCGTCCGCGATTCGTGCGGGGCGAGCGTTCGGGCGCTTCGGACTCGCGTTTGGCAAACTGCGACGGACTGGCCGGCGGAATCTCGAGCTGGCTTTTCCCGAAGCCTCACCGCAAGAACGCGAAGAACTTCTGCGCGGTTGTTTTGAGAATCTTGGCCGCGCGTTAGGCGTATTCAGCCACCTTCGAAAAGAGTCGCCGGAATCGTGGCGCAAGTTTGTCGATTGCGATGGTCTCGAGCGGTTGGCGGCGGGACGCGAAACCGGGCGCGGGGTGATTCTGTTCACCGGCCACATTGGCGCCTGGGAGTTGTCGAGTTTTGCCCTCTCGCTGTTTGATCAGCCGTTGAGTTTTCTGGTGCGGCGCATTGATAACCCAAAGGTTGAAGCGCTGGTCGATCGGTATCGCATGAGCCGCGGCAACCGAACGATCGACAAGATGAACGCCGCCCGCGAGATGCTTCAGATTCTGCAAAGCGGCGGCACCCTGGGAATCCTCGTCGATCTGAACACGCTCGATCGCGAAGCAGTGTTCGTTGACTACTTCGGCGTGAAAGCCGCCACCACTTTTATTGTCGCGAAGCTAGCGTTACGAACCGGGGCAGACGTCTTTCCGGTATTCGCCCCGTGGGACAAGGCGCGCGGCAAGTTCGTCGTGCAGGTCGGTGAACCGCTGCGCGTCGATCGTTCTAGCGACGAGACAGAAGACGTGCACCGCCTCACGCAGGCGATGACCGGTGTCGTTGAAGATTACGTGCGCCGTTATCCCGATCAATGGCTTTGGATCCATCGGCGCTGGAAAACGCGCCCGCCTGGCGAACGCGAAATTTATGGTTGA
- a CDS encoding radical SAM protein, which produces MTGKANPIRQLTRFALEGIPQDAVCSVDVTNQCNLRCHHCYFFEHEQPENLAVERWRAFFDKLKAEGFPFFSCTWVGGEPLMRQEIIEMGSRYFRRNMVVTNGTIRIPDWPHVNFKVSVDGVEARHDRLRGAKTYQRIKRMIRDAAERGLRIGIATVLTRENEGELEQFVEEWKNEPINSGIIFEFYTYMHGQPEADKLWLNYEERDRVIDRLLAIKAKYPDLVECTTHALELLRSENCRAVTDNCLAESKMASWDVSGNRKEKCILGPKADCDRCGCAVPFWLHSFEDMNPETMGKMFGPAAGKYVKFIRPLKYLRRKTSRPTAPPPSVLHQISAAEPHDN; this is translated from the coding sequence ATGACCGGTAAAGCCAATCCCATTCGCCAGCTCACGCGCTTTGCGCTCGAAGGCATCCCCCAGGACGCTGTGTGTTCGGTGGACGTGACCAACCAGTGCAACCTGCGCTGTCATCATTGCTACTTCTTTGAGCACGAGCAGCCCGAAAATCTCGCCGTCGAGCGCTGGCGCGCATTCTTCGACAAGTTGAAAGCCGAAGGCTTCCCTTTTTTCTCATGCACCTGGGTCGGCGGCGAGCCATTGATGCGGCAGGAAATCATCGAGATGGGTTCGCGCTACTTTCGTCGCAACATGGTCGTGACGAACGGCACGATTCGCATTCCGGATTGGCCACATGTGAACTTTAAAGTGTCGGTTGACGGCGTCGAAGCCCGCCACGATCGTCTGCGTGGAGCGAAAACTTATCAGCGCATCAAGCGAATGATTCGCGACGCGGCCGAGCGCGGACTGCGCATTGGCATTGCTACCGTCCTGACACGCGAGAACGAGGGCGAGCTGGAACAGTTCGTCGAAGAATGGAAGAACGAACCGATCAACAGCGGCATCATTTTCGAGTTCTACACTTACATGCACGGCCAGCCTGAGGCCGACAAGCTTTGGCTGAACTATGAAGAGCGCGATCGCGTAATCGATCGCCTGCTCGCGATCAAAGCGAAGTATCCGGACCTGGTTGAGTGCACCACTCACGCGTTGGAACTGCTGCGTTCGGAAAACTGCCGCGCCGTGACGGACAATTGTCTGGCTGAGTCAAAGATGGCCTCGTGGGACGTGAGCGGCAATCGCAAAGAGAAGTGCATCCTGGGGCCCAAGGCCGATTGCGATCGCTGTGGCTGTGCCGTGCCGTTCTGGCTGCATTCATTCGAAGACATGAATCCGGAAACGATGGGCAAGATGTTTGGTCCCGCGGCCGGCAAGTACGTGAAATTCATTCGGCCGCTGAAGTACCTCCGCCGCAAGACTTCACGGCCCACTGCACCGCCCCCGTCCGTGCTGCATCAAATCTCGGCCGCCGAGCCTCACGATAATTAA
- a CDS encoding glycosyltransferase family 39 protein, with the protein MSPASDHSETNASLPAFWSSYPYWVPPALLGLALAVVYLNPFIGDWDALDYTIASLNGEPSPMALGRSLFTLFNFALYTFAHKVFGVGPENAYLLFKFAVVAQVPLAIVMCWILARDLTRSLLAATLAGLMIAVCPVVVLYGSQVMTEVPSLWLLAAALIVHLRGLRSGRLGLVLAGAALLGLAVNLRETNAFYFPWLLFAPFVTGWKLDRRTIGMVASSLFAFILFAVGPFALWFALSAGYRAQWHIWFESGRSEAARHPLGLANLKPFFAFFFLVSPVVFASLPFAFVSEWRRRGLTILLLAAGVGLLANAILILNYSTVINWRYFVTGLPAMAPLAANYLLNLGTTKLKSPRYAVASITTLILVVALTMGLLMRARIYDYRERLVFARDYIERLRMLPNDAVVMAGFATVAVTYWRGIRVGQWIHIGTGAGFPAGRLQQTIEQHLRSNQRVFIDVDPRWWQPCSWQSGEIRELAVIEPHFRFRQLAPTIFEIRFPDDTSATDRPHLEKLLPENRPEEVKKCF; encoded by the coding sequence GTGTCGCCCGCCTCAGACCATTCCGAAACGAATGCTTCCTTGCCGGCGTTCTGGAGTTCTTACCCTTACTGGGTGCCGCCGGCGTTGCTCGGCCTCGCGCTTGCCGTTGTTTACCTGAACCCGTTCATCGGCGATTGGGACGCGCTCGATTACACGATTGCGTCTTTAAATGGTGAGCCTTCGCCGATGGCTTTGGGGCGATCGCTTTTCACGCTTTTCAACTTCGCCCTGTACACCTTCGCACACAAAGTTTTCGGCGTCGGGCCTGAGAACGCTTACCTGCTTTTCAAATTCGCGGTGGTCGCGCAGGTGCCGCTGGCGATCGTTATGTGTTGGATTCTGGCGCGCGATCTGACGCGTTCGTTGTTAGCGGCGACGCTTGCCGGGCTGATGATCGCGGTGTGCCCGGTGGTCGTGCTTTACGGCAGTCAGGTAATGACCGAGGTGCCGTCGCTTTGGTTGTTGGCGGCAGCCTTGATCGTGCATCTACGCGGACTGAGAAGCGGGCGCCTGGGGCTGGTTTTAGCGGGCGCGGCACTGCTCGGATTGGCGGTAAATCTGCGCGAGACGAACGCATTCTATTTTCCGTGGCTCTTGTTCGCGCCGTTTGTTACTGGATGGAAACTCGATCGCCGAACGATTGGGATGGTCGCGTCTTCGCTGTTCGCATTCATTCTGTTCGCCGTCGGCCCATTCGCGTTGTGGTTCGCTTTGAGCGCGGGCTATCGCGCGCAGTGGCACATCTGGTTCGAATCGGGCCGCAGCGAAGCCGCACGTCATCCGCTGGGGCTCGCGAACCTGAAACCGTTTTTCGCGTTCTTCTTCCTCGTTTCGCCGGTTGTGTTCGCGAGCCTGCCGTTCGCATTCGTCAGCGAATGGCGCCGCCGGGGCTTGACGATCTTGCTGTTGGCGGCGGGCGTCGGTCTGCTCGCCAACGCGATACTGATTCTTAACTACAGCACGGTAATCAACTGGCGTTACTTCGTGACGGGTTTGCCGGCGATGGCGCCGCTCGCCGCGAACTATCTTCTAAATCTCGGAACAACGAAACTAAAGAGTCCGCGTTACGCCGTTGCGTCGATAACCACACTGATACTTGTCGTCGCGTTGACGATGGGCCTGCTAATGCGCGCGCGCATTTACGACTATCGCGAGCGGCTGGTCTTCGCCAGGGATTACATCGAACGATTGCGAATGTTGCCGAATGACGCGGTGGTGATGGCCGGGTTCGCTACCGTCGCGGTGACCTACTGGCGCGGCATCCGCGTGGGCCAGTGGATTCACATCGGCACCGGCGCCGGATTTCCCGCCGGCAGACTGCAACAGACAATCGAACAGCACTTGCGTTCCAATCAGCGCGTCTTCATTGACGTCGATCCGCGCTGGTGGCAGCCGTGCTCGTGGCAAAGCGGAGAGATACGCGAACTCGCTGTGATCGAGCCACACTTTCGCTTTCGTCAGCTAGCGCCGACGATTTTCGAGATACGTTTTCCGGATGACACTTCAGCGACAGATCGGCCGCATCTGGAAAAGTTGTTGCCTGAGAATCGTCCGGAAGAGGTTAAGAAGTGTTTTTGA
- a CDS encoding EAL domain-containing protein, with product MSASPVRGKISTAFRYVIVACGVVSLAYAMWRMPLPHLDVRFVLLAAITMVVSSRFAVKVPRVNTNVTVSDTFIFLALLVYGGFAGIFLAAAEGLFSGIRISKTTLTVAFNSAMMAVSTLLTVLIVEFFFGPIGNLRFQEWQHFIPAVGAMALSQYFINTGISAIGLSLKKWDHILRTWQTHYLWTSITYISGSTVAAITASRFDKAGLAILIVGTPVISIVYFTYHKYLDEIKASAEQAEQAERERAEAESARAEAERARAEQAERHVEELNRHIAEQERIGAQLQESKDHFRHAAFHDTLTNLPNRALLAENLKFVIERAKQHEDYQFAVLFLDLDRFKNVNDSLGHSIGDQLLIAMARRLEHCIRESDMVARLGGDEFAILLDGIADSGDPTSMARRIQAKLESPFNLSGHEVFTTTSIGIAMSSTGYDHPEAMLRDADTAMYRAKAQGKACYEVFDKGMHARAVYLLQMENDLRRAIDREEFRVHYQPIVSLDTGQLAGFEALIRWQHPERGFVSPGDFISLAEDTGLIVPIGMWVLKEACQQLAKWQWQSHTTRNLFMSVNLSSKQLAQSALVNQIRDVLQDTHVEPKHLKLEITESAVMENAETAVQLLRRLKALGVQLSIDDFGTGYSSLGYLHRFPVDILKIDRSFVGRIGEAAENIEIVRTIVSLADNMGMEVVAEGVETLAQFGQLRALNCQFGQGYLFSRPAEASAIDGWIARTPDWQVALFPKGEFAAPAAAPVVQLRSA from the coding sequence ATGAGCGCATCCCCCGTCAGAGGAAAAATTTCTACCGCCTTCCGTTACGTCATCGTCGCGTGCGGCGTTGTATCGCTCGCCTATGCGATGTGGCGCATGCCGTTACCACATCTGGACGTACGGTTCGTGCTGCTGGCCGCGATCACCATGGTCGTCAGCTCGCGCTTCGCGGTGAAAGTTCCCCGCGTCAATACCAACGTCACTGTTTCTGACACCTTCATTTTTCTGGCCTTGCTGGTTTACGGCGGCTTTGCCGGAATCTTTTTGGCGGCGGCGGAAGGGCTGTTTTCCGGAATTAGAATCAGCAAGACGACGCTGACGGTCGCATTCAACTCAGCCATGATGGCTGTCTCGACGCTCCTTACGGTTCTGATCGTCGAGTTCTTCTTTGGTCCCATTGGGAACCTCAGGTTCCAGGAGTGGCAGCACTTCATCCCTGCGGTCGGCGCAATGGCGCTGTCTCAGTACTTCATCAACACAGGCATCAGCGCAATCGGTCTGTCCTTGAAAAAGTGGGACCACATTCTCCGCACGTGGCAGACACATTATCTCTGGACTTCGATCACTTACATCTCGGGCAGCACGGTGGCGGCGATCACTGCCAGCCGTTTCGACAAAGCCGGACTGGCGATCCTGATCGTCGGCACCCCGGTGATTTCGATCGTTTACTTCACCTATCACAAGTATCTCGACGAGATTAAAGCCAGCGCCGAACAGGCGGAACAGGCTGAACGTGAACGAGCTGAAGCTGAGAGCGCCCGCGCCGAAGCCGAGCGCGCGCGCGCGGAACAGGCCGAACGTCACGTCGAAGAGCTGAACCGGCACATCGCCGAACAGGAACGGATCGGCGCACAGCTTCAGGAGAGCAAAGACCACTTCCGTCACGCGGCTTTTCACGACACGCTGACGAACCTGCCGAACCGCGCGCTACTCGCTGAAAACCTGAAGTTCGTCATCGAACGCGCGAAGCAGCACGAGGATTATCAGTTCGCCGTGCTCTTCCTGGACCTCGATCGCTTCAAGAACGTCAACGACAGTCTGGGCCATTCGATCGGCGATCAACTGCTGATTGCGATGGCCCGTCGATTGGAGCATTGCATTCGCGAGAGTGACATGGTGGCGCGGCTGGGCGGCGACGAGTTCGCAATTTTGCTCGACGGCATTGCCGACTCCGGCGACCCGACCAGTATGGCGCGCCGCATTCAGGCCAAGTTGGAGTCACCGTTCAACCTGAGCGGCCATGAAGTTTTCACCACCACCAGCATTGGCATCGCGATGAGCTCAACCGGGTATGACCATCCGGAAGCGATGCTGCGTGACGCCGACACGGCGATGTATCGCGCCAAGGCCCAGGGCAAGGCATGCTACGAAGTGTTCGACAAAGGCATGCACGCGCGCGCCGTTTACCTGCTGCAAATGGAGAACGACTTGCGCCGCGCGATCGACCGTGAAGAGTTCCGCGTCCACTATCAACCGATCGTTTCACTCGATACGGGACAGCTCGCGGGCTTTGAGGCTCTGATTCGTTGGCAGCATCCCGAGCGTGGCTTTGTCAGCCCGGGCGACTTTATTTCCCTCGCCGAAGATACGGGCTTGATTGTTCCGATTGGGATGTGGGTGCTGAAGGAAGCTTGTCAGCAGCTCGCGAAATGGCAGTGGCAATCGCACACGACGCGAAACCTTTTCATGAGCGTCAATCTGTCCAGCAAGCAGTTGGCGCAATCGGCGCTAGTCAATCAGATTCGCGACGTCTTGCAAGACACGCATGTTGAGCCGAAGCATTTGAAACTTGAAATCACCGAAAGCGCCGTCATGGAAAATGCCGAGACCGCCGTGCAGCTTCTGCGGCGACTGAAGGCACTGGGCGTGCAACTGAGCATCGACGACTTCGGCACGGGCTATTCGTCGCTCGGTTATTTGCACCGCTTCCCGGTGGACATTTTGAAGATCGACCGGTCGTTCGTCGGTCGTATCGGCGAGGCCGCTGAGAATATTGAAATCGTGCGCACCATCGTGTCGCTGGCCGACAACATGGGCATGGAAGTCGTTGCCGAAGGCGTTGAGACGCTCGCGCAATTCGGCCAGCTGCGCGCGCTGAATTGTCAGTTCGGTCAGGGCTATCTGTTCTCGCGTCCGGCGGAAGCGAGCGCCATTGACGGCTGGATTGCCCGCACACCTGACTGGCAAGTCGCACTGTTTCCCAAAGGTGAGTTCGCCGCTCCGGCCGCTGCGCCGGTGGTGCAACTAAGATCAGCGTAG
- a CDS encoding GNAT family N-acetyltransferase, which translates to MAVTLMKHEASPGSAHAMLGDRTCNQLQPGEEPEALRFLAERPIHAVFLATILRDNGAVSPNNRGTFYVCRNGSKKIEGIALIGHATIVEARTDHAVAAFAQLAAHSRHAHLIRGERRTVETFWKHYSEGGQQARLVCREMLFEKMEQTPPFEPVAELRLATLQETEHVVAINGLLATQEGGSDPLERDAEGFRARTRRRIDQQRIWIWMRDGKAIFKADIVGHTPEMIYLEGIHVHPDERKKGYGKRCLLQLSSILARPGRSVCLTINERRANAAAFYVRAGFDYHSEYLTIYLGQE; encoded by the coding sequence ATGGCTGTAACTTTGATGAAGCATGAGGCCTCCCCCGGCTCGGCCCACGCGATGCTCGGCGACCGCACATGCAATCAGCTGCAGCCTGGCGAGGAGCCTGAGGCCCTGCGTTTTCTTGCCGAAAGGCCCATTCATGCGGTCTTTCTCGCCACCATCCTGCGGGACAACGGGGCGGTGAGCCCCAATAATCGAGGCACTTTTTACGTCTGCCGCAACGGATCGAAAAAAATTGAAGGCATAGCCCTAATCGGGCATGCTACTATCGTCGAGGCGCGCACCGATCACGCGGTCGCCGCCTTTGCCCAACTGGCTGCTCACAGCCGACACGCTCACCTCATTCGCGGCGAACGCCGCACCGTTGAGACCTTCTGGAAGCATTACTCCGAGGGCGGACAACAGGCGCGCCTTGTGTGCCGTGAAATGCTGTTCGAAAAGATGGAACAGACGCCCCCGTTTGAACCGGTCGCTGAATTACGGTTGGCGACGCTTCAAGAGACCGAGCACGTCGTCGCGATTAACGGGCTGCTCGCTACGCAGGAAGGTGGCAGTGATCCGCTTGAACGTGACGCAGAGGGGTTTCGCGCCCGCACGCGGCGGCGCATCGATCAACAGCGCATTTGGATTTGGATGCGTGATGGAAAAGCGATTTTCAAAGCCGACATCGTGGGCCATACGCCAGAGATGATCTACCTCGAAGGAATTCACGTGCACCCCGACGAACGGAAAAAAGGCTACGGCAAGCGATGCTTGTTGCAGCTCTCGTCAATTCTCGCCCGCCCCGGTCGATCAGTCTGCCTCACAATCAACGAACGAAGGGCAAACGCCGCCGCGTTTTACGTGCGCGCCGGGTTCGACTATCACAGTGAGTACCTAACGATCTATCTGGGTCAGGAATAA
- a CDS encoding S8 family serine peptidase — protein MMRTRTAPAVALLVVTALLLSMSAGFGLTRAANAQVSVPTLSKDDARAVLFAYATDLSEEASQGKFESVRGFDAEIDSVIDNLANTSARAPVVIGASDVDRASVARGVALRIASGNVPLHLQGKRVFSLNLDALAKDAKTSEDFNLRIHSVFAAAAATHDTIILFVDQLHQYAGARATAAATATVRSAITANHISVIGGASPEAYDSYIGTDETVAVLFETISLDAVDSAENTNSLKDKRKSPINQNFEGEKIAPDMRDLMASAGPNGQVSAIVQVSDVNSRQVRALLARYGVAIGDGMPNLGAMKVDLPVAAIDPLMKSNSMNYISPDVKVESLGHVTATTGTDQVRNAPGLLAGLLGATAIDGKGVGIAVLDSGLDSSHLAFTTGTNRVKFSKDFTGEKNTATDPYGHGTHVAGSAAAASYSDGTKYQGIAPGASVINLRVLNKNGVGTASGLLSALNWILSPADPTKAVSSTNPLNKDKYNIRIVNMSLGAPAISSYKNDPICRASRALADAGIVVVAAAGNNGKDASGRKIYGQIHAPGNEPSVITVGATNTFGTDVRSDDGVATYSSRGPTRSRWTDANKTTHYDNILKPDIVAPGNKLIYAESDAGSSGLLGTGLLGSVDKNYLVTKYPTLDAGVSNNENRRLMYLSGSSMATPIVSGIAAMMLQVNPKLTPNMVKAMLMYSAQPLRGWNTFEQGTGQVNAEGAVRLAKLARTDFSTTTRPGDPLLTVTTAPTPSTTIAGQKVNWSQGIIFEHWWARGSALITKYQSYYAKGVVLGDGVVLGDGVVLGDGVVIGDGVVIGDGVVLGDTIFKSDGVVIGDGTMFCSGILLGDGVVIGDGVVIGDGILLGDGVVIGDGVVIGDAIWAMSLQAMIYGDPGPSMRP, from the coding sequence ATGATGAGAACACGAACTGCCCCCGCAGTTGCCTTGCTAGTGGTTACGGCTTTACTGCTTTCGATGTCCGCCGGTTTCGGCCTCACCCGAGCCGCAAACGCCCAAGTCTCAGTACCCACGCTTTCGAAGGATGATGCACGCGCCGTGCTTTTCGCGTATGCGACGGACCTTTCCGAGGAAGCGTCGCAAGGAAAGTTCGAATCCGTTCGCGGCTTCGACGCGGAAATCGATAGCGTTATTGATAATCTGGCGAACACTTCAGCGAGAGCGCCGGTGGTGATTGGCGCCTCTGACGTTGATCGCGCGTCGGTCGCACGCGGCGTTGCCTTGCGTATAGCGTCCGGCAATGTCCCCCTGCACCTGCAGGGAAAGCGGGTATTTAGCCTGAACCTCGACGCGCTTGCGAAAGACGCAAAAACGTCCGAGGACTTCAATCTGCGCATTCATTCTGTGTTCGCCGCAGCCGCGGCCACACATGACACAATTATTCTCTTCGTCGATCAGCTGCATCAATACGCGGGCGCACGCGCCACGGCCGCAGCCACCGCGACCGTGCGATCGGCAATAACCGCGAACCACATTAGCGTCATTGGTGGCGCCAGTCCCGAAGCCTACGACTCTTACATCGGCACAGACGAAACGGTCGCCGTCCTTTTCGAAACCATATCTCTGGACGCAGTTGATTCTGCTGAAAACACAAACTCACTCAAAGACAAACGTAAGAGCCCAATCAACCAGAACTTCGAAGGCGAGAAGATCGCGCCTGACATGCGCGACTTGATGGCGTCCGCCGGCCCGAATGGCCAGGTGTCTGCAATTGTGCAGGTCAGTGATGTCAATAGTCGCCAGGTTCGCGCGCTGTTGGCGCGGTACGGAGTTGCCATCGGTGATGGCATGCCGAACCTCGGTGCGATGAAAGTCGATCTGCCGGTCGCAGCAATCGATCCGCTCATGAAGAGCAACTCGATGAATTACATCTCTCCGGATGTAAAGGTGGAGAGTCTTGGTCACGTCACTGCGACGACAGGAACAGATCAGGTTCGCAACGCGCCGGGACTTCTCGCCGGCTTGCTGGGCGCGACGGCCATCGATGGAAAGGGTGTGGGCATTGCGGTGCTGGACTCCGGTTTGGATTCAAGCCACCTGGCATTCACGACCGGGACAAACCGAGTCAAATTCAGCAAGGATTTTACCGGAGAGAAGAACACTGCGACGGACCCCTACGGGCACGGTACTCACGTCGCGGGCTCGGCCGCCGCCGCCAGTTACTCGGACGGAACAAAATATCAGGGTATAGCGCCGGGGGCCTCAGTAATTAACCTCCGCGTTTTGAACAAGAACGGTGTCGGAACGGCTTCAGGATTACTGAGCGCGCTCAACTGGATTCTCAGCCCTGCCGATCCCACCAAAGCGGTTAGTTCGACGAATCCATTGAATAAGGACAAGTACAACATTCGCATCGTTAACATGAGCCTTGGGGCGCCAGCCATTAGCAGCTACAAGAACGATCCGATTTGCCGCGCCTCTCGCGCACTGGCCGATGCTGGCATCGTGGTGGTAGCGGCCGCCGGGAACAACGGCAAGGACGCGAGCGGTCGAAAAATCTATGGACAGATTCATGCGCCGGGCAATGAGCCCTCCGTGATCACCGTCGGCGCCACGAACACGTTTGGCACTGATGTGAGAAGTGATGACGGCGTCGCTACCTACAGCTCGCGCGGGCCGACGCGGAGCCGTTGGACTGATGCCAACAAGACGACTCACTACGACAATATTCTAAAGCCGGATATCGTTGCTCCTGGTAACAAGTTGATCTACGCCGAGTCCGACGCCGGCAGCTCGGGTTTGCTGGGCACGGGACTCCTGGGAAGCGTGGACAAGAATTACCTCGTCACCAAGTATCCCACTCTGGATGCGGGCGTATCGAACAACGAGAACCGCCGATTGATGTACCTCAGCGGCAGCTCAATGGCGACCCCGATCGTTTCCGGCATTGCCGCCATGATGTTGCAGGTTAATCCGAAGCTCACGCCCAACATGGTCAAGGCGATGCTGATGTATTCGGCGCAACCACTGCGGGGCTGGAACACGTTCGAGCAGGGCACCGGTCAAGTGAATGCTGAAGGCGCAGTGCGACTTGCCAAACTGGCGCGCACCGATTTCAGCACGACAACGAGGCCCGGCGATCCGCTACTCACCGTAACGACGGCGCCCACTCCCAGCACGACTATCGCCGGCCAAAAGGTTAACTGGTCCCAGGGAATCATCTTCGAGCACTGGTGGGCCAGGGGCTCGGCTTTGATTACGAAGTATCAGAGCTATTACGCGAAGGGCGTGGTGCTCGGCGACGGCGTCGTGCTCGGAGATGGGGTTGTCCTTGGGGATGGAGTGGTCATCGGCGACGGTGTCGTGATTGGCGATGGCGTGGTCCTTGGCGACACAATTTTCAAGAGCGACGGCGTGGTCATCGGTGACGGCACTATGTTTTGCAGCGGCATTCTGCTAGGTGACGGTGTCGTTATCGGCGATGGCGTAGTTATCGGTGATGGCATCCTCCTGGGCGATGGTGTGGTAATCGGCGATGGCGTAGTTATCGGCGATGCTATCTGGGCGATGTCTTTACAAGCGATGATCTACGGTGATCCCGGTCCCTCAATGCGGCCCTAG